In Acidobacteriota bacterium, the DNA window GGTGATGCCGCCATCCGCCGCCACGTCCGCCTCGCACCAGGAGGTGAGGCTGACGTCGAGATCCGTAGCCGCCAGATGAAGCTTCCCGTCGCGGGTGGTGAGCTTCAAGTGGGAGAGCACGGGGATGGTGCTCTTGCGCTCCACGATGCCCTGCATCGGAGCCAGCTCGGTGAGAAATTCAGAGCGGTCGAGACGGATTTCCATAGGGCCTTCTCCGTTCAAAAGAAGGGTGAATATACCATAACCGTAGTCAGTAGTAGGCGCTGTGGATCTGCGGAAAAGTGCAGTAAGTATCGCCTGGGGAAGAGTTTACCGAATCCGCAGAACGAGGGAAATGGGTTGTGGACGACCTGTGGACGAAAGAGGAGAACTCACCACCGGGGAGATTTTCCACAGGCCCTCCACAAATCTTCCGCGACGCTTTCCACTCAGTGTGGGACGGGTTCAGGAGAAATGATCCTGGATGGAGCGCAGGGTTCGGTCCAGGTCCGGATCCGAGGACCGGCTCTGCTCGATGTCCTTGACCGACGAGATCACCGTCGAGTGGTGCTTGTCGTTGAACAGTCGGCCGATCTCCGGGTAGGAGAGGTCGGTGAGCTGGCGGAGCAGGAACATGGCCACCTTGCGCGGGAAGACGATCTGCCGCGAGTTGTTGCGGCTCTTGATCTCGCTGACCTTGAGGCCGTAATTGCGGGCGACGAATTTGATGATCTCCGCCGCCGTCGAGCGGCGATCCTCGGTGGGCAGGATGTCCTTCAAGGTCTCCCGGGCGAGCTCCACCGACAGCGGCTTGGCGGTGAGGGAGGAGAAGGCCAGGACGCGGGTCAGCAGGCCTTCGAGCTCGCGGATATTGGAGCGCACCCGGCGGGCGATGAATTCCGCCACGTCGTCGGGCAGCTCCAAGCCCTCGATATCCGCCTTGCGGCGCAGAATCGCCAGTTTGGTCTCCAGCTCCGGAGACTGGATGTCGGCGATGAGCCCCCATTGAAAGCGGCTGCGCAAACGCTCTTCCAAGGTCGGAATCTTGCGCGGTTCGGCGTCCGAGGACAGGATGATCTGCTTCTGGCTGGTGTAGAGCGTGTTGAAGGTGTGGAAGAACTCTTCCTGGGTACGCTCTTTATTGGCGATGAACTGGATGTCGTCGATCAGCAGGACGTCGATGTTGCGGTAGCGGTCCCGAAAGTCGGGCATGCGGTCGAAGCGGATGGAGTTGATCAGCTCGTTGACGAATTGCTCCGCCGCCAGGTACATCACCCGCAGGTGGCTGTGGTCGCGCAGAATCTTGTGGCCGATGGCGTGCAGCAGATGGGTCTTGCCGAGACCGACCCCGCCGTAGAGGAAGAGGGGGTTGTAGCTGTGGGACGGGCTCTCCGCCACCGCCCGGGCTGCGGCGTGGGCGAATTGGTTGGAATTGCCCACCACGAAGGTCTCGAAGGTGTATTTGGGATCGAAGCGGGGTTGCTGCGGATCGCCGTTTTCTTCCTCGTCGTCGAGAGCGAAGAGCACGCGGAAGGAAGCCCCCTTGACCTCGGAGGCGACGCTGTCGAAGATCTGGCGGTAGGAATCCTCCAAAGTGTGGAGGAAGCGACCGTTGGGAGCTGAGAGAATCAGCCGGTCGCTGTGCTCGGAGCGGACCCGTAGCGGCTCGATCCAGGTAGAGAACTCATCCGGGTCGAGGTGATGTTGCAGCTCCTGTTGTAGCTGCCCCCAGAGAGTTTGCGTCATAGTGCTGGAGAGCGAATGGAAAACCCACAGTTTTTCCACAACCTGTGGAAAAGAGATTGCTCGCTCAAGATTGTCCGCCCAACGGTCGTTTTGGACGGTCTTGCATGAGGGGCCGACAGAACGTCGGCGAAGCTCCGATCTTAGCACAGGATGGAGCTGGCTCAACCCTTGGTTGGCCACTTCTAATCTACTAGTCTTGGTTGCCGCAGAGGACCATTCAAGGACAAGAAAATTCTCTTGTCAGGGATTTTTCTCTTCCACCGTAGATTCTCAAGAGATTTGCTGGAATCTGGCACGCCGATTGCTTCCTTTTATGGTCACTGACAAGAGAGCAACCTCGGGGGAGGTTCCTCCAACCAGCATTGACTCACACCGATTGCGTGATCTTTCGAGATCCCCTACCAATCAAAGTCTTTCCCAATCCCCTAGCTACAGGGGTAGATCAAAAAAGACCAACCAGAAGTCGGAACCTCCCCCGTTCTCTGACCCCTTCCCCAGCCTCTTCGGCACTTGGCCCCGACCTTCGGCTTCATCCCAGCTTCCCTGCCGGCTTTTCATCGTTCTTGCTGCAGCAAGACACCGTGACCCGTGTCGACCTTTGACTAGCGCCTTGACCACCCTCGCCGGTGCTGCGGATTCAGCGTTGCCGGAATGGCCAGGGTCTGCGAATTCGGCACATGGAAGATCTGCTGTCGGCCAAAATGACAGGGTGCGGCATGAGTCGTGACGCTGCGCGGCAGCTGCTCTCTTGGTACGACGACCACCGTCGAGACCTGCCCTGGCGAAAGAACACCGATCCCTATCGTGTGTGGGTGTCGGAGATCATGCTGCAGCAGACGCGGGTGGAGACGGTGATTCCCTACTATGAGGCGTTCCTGGAGCGCTTCCCGTCGGTGGAAGCGCTGGCCCGAGCGCAGCAAGAAGAGGTTTTGGCACGCTGGTCGGGGTTGGGCTACTACCGCCGTGCCCGGCAGCTCCACGCCGCCGCTCAGGCGGTGGTGGAGCGGGGTGGCTTTCCCGAGAACGCCGAGGGATTGCAGGAGCTGCCGGGGATCGGTGCCTACACCTCAGCGGCGGTGGCCAGCATCGCCTTCGGCCAGGCAGTGCCGGTGATGGACGGCAATGTCGAGCGGGTCACCAGCCGGCTTCTGGCATCGGAGGCCAACCCCAAGCGAAGCGCCCAGCGGCGGCGGCTCGTGGCGCAGGCGGCGGAGCTCCTCGATGCGGAGCGGCCCGGTGACAGCAATCAGGCGCTGATGGAGCTGGGAGCGACGGTGTGCACGCCGACGGCCCCGGCCTGCGGGCGGTGCCCCCTGGCCTCGGAGTGCCGGGGCTTTGCCAGCGGGGATCCGGAGCGCTATCCCGAGCCACGGCA includes these proteins:
- the mutY gene encoding A/G-specific adenine glycosylase, which gives rise to MSRDAARQLLSWYDDHRRDLPWRKNTDPYRVWVSEIMLQQTRVETVIPYYEAFLERFPSVEALARAQQEEVLARWSGLGYYRRARQLHAAAQAVVERGGFPENAEGLQELPGIGAYTSAAVASIAFGQAVPVMDGNVERVTSRLLASEANPKRSAQRRRLVAQAAELLDAERPGDSNQALMELGATVCTPTAPACGRCPLASECRGFASGDPERYPEPRQRRAPVRLFRRVALVIEAEEEPAPQGRELLLLFRRPDDSEVLAGTWELPSVEGPREEFLVSEEESLAKSQEAFAARYGGRWRLAERRGTVRHSITHRAYTLEVWSARVEASGELAEGPEAGFFSAAELGELPLSSQVRKILAQARWPE
- the dnaA gene encoding chromosomal replication initiator protein DnaA; protein product: MTQTLWGQLQQELQHHLDPDEFSTWIEPLRVRSEHSDRLILSAPNGRFLHTLEDSYRQIFDSVASEVKGASFRVLFALDDEEENGDPQQPRFDPKYTFETFVVGNSNQFAHAAARAVAESPSHSYNPLFLYGGVGLGKTHLLHAIGHKILRDHSHLRVMYLAAEQFVNELINSIRFDRMPDFRDRYRNIDVLLIDDIQFIANKERTQEEFFHTFNTLYTSQKQIILSSDAEPRKIPTLEERLRSRFQWGLIADIQSPELETKLAILRRKADIEGLELPDDVAEFIARRVRSNIRELEGLLTRVLAFSSLTAKPLSVELARETLKDILPTEDRRSTAAEIIKFVARNYGLKVSEIKSRNNSRQIVFPRKVAMFLLRQLTDLSYPEIGRLFNDKHHSTVISSVKDIEQSRSSDPDLDRTLRSIQDHFS